GTGCGGGTCAGGAAGTACTGCGAGATCGAGGACCGCGAGGTCCGCACCGACGAGATCGGCAAGGGCTACCAGCTCACCAAAGAGCAAGTCATCCCGATCAGCGACGACGAACTGCGCGACCTGCCCCTGCCGACCGCCAAGGCGATCGAGATTGAAGCGTTCGTCCCGCTGGAGTCCGTGGATCCGATCCGCATCGGCGAGGGCTACTACCTCCAGTCCTCAGGACAGGTCGCGGCCAAGCCATACAAGCTCCTGCGTATGGCCCTGGCCCGGTCATCGAAGGTGGCCGTCGCGAAGTACGCCTGGAGCGGGAGAGAGCGCCTGGGCCTGCTGCGGGTGCGGGACGACGTGATCGTGCTGCACGCCATGCGCTGGCCCGACGAGATCAGATCCCCAGAGGAACTGCTGCCCCCGCTTGTCGAGCTGACCGACGAGGAGATCGAGGGCGCCCTGGCGCTCATGGACAGCATGACCCGCGACGATCTGGAGGGTGAGGAGTTCCGCGACGCCTACACCGAGGCCGTCGAGCAGATCATCGAGGCCAAGCGCGAGCATCGCGAGCCACCGAAGCTGGAGGAGCCCGAGGAGAAGACGGGCCAGCTGGTGGACCTGATGGCCGCCCTGACCGAATCCGTGCAGAAAGCCAGGACCGCCCGCGGCGAAGACGCCGACGTGCACGAGCTGCCGAAGAAGAAGACCACGAAGAAGCAACCGGCCAAGAAGACCGCCG
This is a stretch of genomic DNA from Streptomyces hawaiiensis. It encodes these proteins:
- a CDS encoding Ku protein, whose protein sequence is MPRTVWSGAISFGLVTVPINVQSATEDHSIRFHQYHLEDMGRVRVRKYCEIEDREVRTDEIGKGYQLTKEQVIPISDDELRDLPLPTAKAIEIEAFVPLESVDPIRIGEGYYLQSSGQVAAKPYKLLRMALARSSKVAVAKYAWSGRERLGLLRVRDDVIVLHAMRWPDEIRSPEELLPPLVELTDEEIEGALALMDSMTRDDLEGEEFRDAYTEAVEQIIEAKREHREPPKLEEPEEKTGQLVDLMAALTESVQKARTARGEDADVHELPKKKTTKKQPAKKTAAKKTTKKAAAKKTSGRRPRSAQTSKPSAVSGLHFVHAGTC